CCTGCAAAAGTTTTCCGATACGATAAGGCGATTCGTAAAGCACTGAAGTTCCCGTCGTATCGCGTAACCTCTCCAGAGCTTTCTTCCGTTGCCCGGACTTATGCGGTAGGAAGCCGATAAAATGAAACTCATCCGTGGATAAACCGCTGGCCGTCAGAGCGGCGACCATCGCGCAAGGACCGGGGATTGATTCCACACGCAAACCGGCTTTCACCGCTGCTGCGACAACTCGTTCCCCGGGGTCACTTATGCCGGGAGTACCAGCATCCGTTACGAGTGCCACCTTCTGGCCTTGTTTCAGTCGTTCGATGATTTCCTCCGAGCGTTTCGCTTCGTTGAACTGAAAGTAACTTAGCAGCGGCTTGCGGATATCGAAATGCTGAAGCAGTTGGCCGGTGCGACGAGTGTCCTCAGCGGCAACCACATCGCACTCCTTCAGCACGCGCAAGGCCCGGAGGGTGATGTCCTCCAAGTTCCCGATGGGCGTGGCCACGAGATAGAGCGTGCTGGCGGTGAGCGGTGGCAGTTGGTTCTGCATTTCGTTAAAAACTTTGATAAAGCGTTCAAACTCAGGCGTCAGAAGACGTGCTGTGTTGACAATCGCTGCCAAAGATTGTGCCATGGGCAGGCTCGCAAACAACCTCTAAGCATACGTAAAAACTGTGAAGAAATATAACGTCGGCATCATCGGTTACGGCTGGGTCGCTACTGCGCACATCCCGAGCATCAACGCCTCCACGCAGGCGCAGGTCACCGCGATCTATTCCTCACGCACGCTGAATTCCACCGAGTTAAGCGCCAAATACGGTAGCAACATCACGACGTATACTGATCTCGACACGATGCTGGCGGACCCAAATATCCATGCCGTGTCCGTTTGCAGCATGCCCAGCTTGCACGCGAAGCATGTCATCGCCGCCGCCAAGGCTGGCAAGCACATCATCGTGGAGAAACCGCTCGCGATGTCCTGGAAGGATGTGCTAGCGATGCAGAAAGCGGTGGATGAAGCCGGTGTGAAGACCTGCGTGTGCTTTGAATGCCGTTGGTCCAGCCAGTTCCTCGCGACGAAAGGTGTTATCGATGAAGGTCTACTCGGCAAGCTTCACTATGGTGAAGTGGATTACTACCATGGCATCGGGCCTTGGTATGGCCAGTATCGCTGGAATATCTTCAAGAAAGACGGCGGTAGCGCGCTCCTCACCGCCGGTTGCCACGCACTCGATGCCTTGCTCCTCTGCATGGGTAGCGAAGTGACCGAAGTGACGAGCTACGACACGCAATCCGCGAACAAGAATTTCACGCCGTATGAATTCAAGACGACGAGCGTGACCATCTTGAAGTTCAAGAACGGCGCGGTGGGTAAATGCTCCGCCGTGGTGGATTGCATGCAGCCTTATTACTTCCACACGCATCTCGTCGGCAGTGAGGGCAGCTTGTTGGATAACAAGTTCCACTCAATGAAGATGGCGGGCCTAAACAAGAGCAAGTGGAGCGAACTCTCCATGAAGATGCTGGATTCCGGCGATGTCTCCGATCATCCGTACCAGACGCAGTTCCAAGCCTTCTTCGATGCGCTCGACAAGGGCAAGGACATGCCGCTTACAAACTTGAAGCAAGCAGTGGAGAGCCATCGCGTGTTGTTCGCTGCGGACAAGTCCGCCGCGACGGGGAAGACGGTGAAACTGTAGTCTGCATCAGGCATATCTTTAGGATATTCACGTAAGACATGGGCATGACTGTGGAGAAGAAAGATGACATTCCGTCTGTAGCGATGATCGCATTGCGGCAGAATTCCATGCCTGCCGCAAAGGATGTGGTTCAGGCCTTCAAGAAATTGTGGAATGAAGAGACATCCGAAGAGATCGAGGACGATAGTTTCTTCGGGTTCAACACTTCGGAAGGCCAGATCGTTTGTGGTTTGATGCCAGCACCGATTCCTTGGGAAGAATTGGAAGGGCCGTGCGAAACTTCGCCCTTTTGGGAGAACGCGACCAAGGAGATGAGAGGGCATAAGGCCCATCTCATCGTCACTGCGAATCCGCGTGGG
This genomic window from Verrucomicrobiia bacterium contains:
- the rsmI gene encoding 16S rRNA (cytidine(1402)-2'-O)-methyltransferase, with protein sequence MQNQLPPLTASTLYLVATPIGNLEDITLRALRVLKECDVVAAEDTRRTGQLLQHFDIRKPLLSYFQFNEAKRSEEIIERLKQGQKVALVTDAGTPGISDPGERVVAAAVKAGLRVESIPGPCAMVAALTASGLSTDEFHFIGFLPHKSGQRKKALERLRDTTGTSVLYESPYRIGKLLQELIEVMPERQVVLARELTKKFEEYLRGTPAELLAITEKRSLKGEFVVMIAAAGNERPVREADENQSAQESGTE
- a CDS encoding Gfo/Idh/MocA family oxidoreductase encodes the protein MKKYNVGIIGYGWVATAHIPSINASTQAQVTAIYSSRTLNSTELSAKYGSNITTYTDLDTMLADPNIHAVSVCSMPSLHAKHVIAAAKAGKHIIVEKPLAMSWKDVLAMQKAVDEAGVKTCVCFECRWSSQFLATKGVIDEGLLGKLHYGEVDYYHGIGPWYGQYRWNIFKKDGGSALLTAGCHALDALLLCMGSEVTEVTSYDTQSANKNFTPYEFKTTSVTILKFKNGAVGKCSAVVDCMQPYYFHTHLVGSEGSLLDNKFHSMKMAGLNKSKWSELSMKMLDSGDVSDHPYQTQFQAFFDALDKGKDMPLTNLKQAVESHRVLFAADKSAATGKTVKL